Proteins found in one Aneurinibacillus uraniidurans genomic segment:
- a CDS encoding ABC transporter ATP-binding protein — MKTILQAIHVQKVFGTKGNLYKALEDINLEIQEGEFVGIMGPSGAGKSTLLNILSTIDTPSSGDIIIDGQDIVKMKEEQLSDFRRNKLGFIFQDYNLLDTLTVKENILLPLALSKVPPNEIEKRVNEIADTFGIREILDKYPYHISGGQKQRTAASRAIVANPSLILADEPTGALDSKSATSLLESLRTLNEKNTATIMMVTHDAYAASFCKRVLFIKDGGLFTELHKGQQSRKEFFQKILNTLALLGGEEHDIV, encoded by the coding sequence ATGAAAACAATTTTACAAGCGATACATGTACAAAAAGTATTTGGGACTAAAGGAAATCTGTATAAAGCGCTGGAGGATATTAACTTAGAAATTCAAGAAGGTGAATTTGTTGGGATAATGGGGCCATCTGGTGCTGGTAAATCAACACTGTTGAATATTTTATCGACAATTGATACACCGTCATCAGGTGACATCATCATCGATGGTCAGGATATTGTCAAAATGAAGGAAGAACAACTATCAGACTTTCGCCGCAATAAGCTCGGCTTTATTTTCCAAGATTATAACTTACTTGATACGTTAACCGTGAAAGAAAACATTTTGCTTCCGCTTGCCTTATCAAAAGTGCCGCCGAACGAAATCGAAAAACGCGTCAATGAAATTGCGGATACATTTGGAATTCGGGAGATCTTAGATAAATATCCGTACCATATATCCGGGGGACAAAAGCAGCGAACAGCCGCATCCCGTGCGATCGTTGCCAACCCAAGCCTAATCCTGGCGGACGAGCCGACAGGTGCACTCGATTCAAAGTCTGCTACAAGTTTGCTTGAAAGCTTACGCACATTAAACGAAAAGAATACAGCAACCATTATGATGGTCACTCACGACGCATATGCGGCAAGCTTCTGTAAGCGAGTATTATTCATTAAAGACGGCGGACTCTTTACGGAACTTCATAAAGGCCAGCAATCACGCAAAGAGTTTTTCCAAAAGATATTAAATACGCTTGCCTTGCTTGGAGGTGAAGAGCATGACATTGTTTAG
- a CDS encoding transglutaminase-like domain-containing protein: MLNRLLRSLSVAVLAWCLILSPGTVWASQGVSYTNSRDIVVQATITVPKSQLANLSSYTIKGSLINGAEHPYANPYYYAGATKQVGISSDSEKNFFYTISENIENENITSDKTYTAVAKVKSSLVTYNISPKQVASTVAYPPEVKRYVVPSPQIESNHPLIVKKAKEIVKGETNPYVKAKKIFDFTNTYMDYTEKNAWGTAVQALQRRSGVCEDFSRLMVALLRAENIPARTVAGYALDKNEKNVDLTEEDYAHMWVEFYLPGYGWLPADPTVLEYDEHDKRVAAQNFGMGNWYYIPEVIDQEGGISYEYYTKEGVEDSGDLLDPIVTEKGKVETSNSTKN, from the coding sequence ATGCTAAATCGGTTGTTACGAAGTTTATCTGTCGCAGTACTTGCTTGGTGTCTCATACTAAGTCCTGGTACAGTCTGGGCGAGTCAGGGAGTCAGTTATACAAATTCACGCGATATTGTGGTTCAAGCTACGATTACCGTTCCTAAATCACAGCTGGCGAATCTAAGCAGCTATACAATCAAGGGAAGTCTCATAAATGGGGCAGAACACCCATATGCGAATCCTTATTATTATGCAGGTGCAACCAAGCAGGTAGGGATCAGTTCAGATAGCGAGAAAAATTTCTTTTATACGATCTCTGAAAATATCGAGAATGAAAACATAACAAGTGATAAAACGTATACAGCTGTGGCGAAAGTAAAGTCCTCTCTTGTTACGTATAATATCTCCCCAAAACAAGTAGCGAGCACAGTCGCATATCCCCCAGAAGTAAAACGATACGTAGTGCCAAGCCCTCAAATCGAAAGCAATCACCCATTAATCGTAAAAAAGGCAAAAGAGATTGTAAAAGGAGAAACCAATCCATACGTAAAAGCAAAGAAAATTTTTGATTTTACGAATACGTATATGGACTATACGGAAAAAAACGCATGGGGTACTGCGGTTCAAGCACTGCAAAGACGTTCCGGTGTGTGTGAAGATTTTTCTCGGCTCATGGTAGCTTTATTACGGGCAGAAAATATTCCAGCACGTACAGTGGCCGGATATGCCCTTGATAAGAATGAAAAAAATGTAGATTTAACAGAGGAAGACTATGCCCATATGTGGGTTGAATTTTATTTGCCAGGGTACGGCTGGCTTCCGGCTGATCCAACAGTTTTAGAATATGATGAACATGATAAGCGGGTAGCTGCCCAAAACTTTGGGATGGGAAACTGGTATTATATCCCTGAAGTGATCGATCAGGAAGGGGGAATTAGCTATGAGTATTACACGAAGGAGGGAGTCGAAGATAGCGGGGATCTGCTAGATCCAATCGTTACAGAAAAAGGAAAGGTTGAAACAAGTAACAGTACAAAAAACTGA
- a CDS encoding tetratricopeptide repeat protein: MKNIFKKIRHLHKARYLVLARKYREAGEANKSLSYYHKFGVTELKDDDLIHVAEMLHITGKTEKAIQLVSQIIERAQSDAAYERRAHYFFENNESDKALLDLDEAIRINPHSPIYWYTRALAYSNLGNYQKAIEDMEECIKRESPEESISTHYAKGIIHMDIGEYSEAAKAFMITVKDMKYAVPIYFYRLSEALKRQENLGEAIHYLSKGKELLASFESKLDHGIKLYCERGNFSRQASNSFRETCQNQYNFTLPLAKLYYAYGKYDKALEQLNEGLLDFPQSMELLVRKIVTLQKMKQRTKAQEVINHALHIDANSSYPFHEFSSMAAQLHDEGETEYAIQLLTNVIERADYDYAYERRAHILRESDEDERALADLNEAIRLNPEPNLYWYTRSLVHSYFGDKQKAVEDMNESIKRRSREDAFSAYYEKGSIYMDMGAYSEAVLALKTSVEDPNYAFPVYYYRLSESLQQLGEIEEAIYYLLKGKELLTFFESRHDQGLSLYYKRANYSVHASKRMRQIAQEAYLFTLPLAILYYENSDYTQALLQLEEGLEHFPTSVELLIYKTMVLREMNKQAEAKEVIKQALHIDEQSPYPFREFSIIAARLHSEGKVDQSLQILTDIIEYTDYDYAYERRAHILRESGEDERALADLNEAIRLNPKPYMYWYARAIIYKDFGDFEQAVADFNEVIKRETEETVISTYYELARTYVQMEDYPEAIRIFKMTVEDPSREIPIYYYWLSYSLEQIGEVEEAIHYLQKGKESISFFESQPDHGISLYQERAGYSMPAIDAVRSSLQTHCYYTLPLARLYLTQENYTQAQEQLDEGLSIFPQSLSLLFCKSEILQNMGRWKEAETLLLQAVHDHEEEAPCYELARLYWAQDEDEQALQVLLTLHEKHPPSPTSLYLLADAYYRLERYEEAYEINKKLIEMEDDDVLNFVQQGNILVGIEDFAQANAAYSLAIKLHDREDIRMKRSYARYQIQQHENALEDLYQAAELNPELKEVEYYHTAMGRVFYGMELWELALTEFTEGLRINPEAAWIYEQCANCHIQLDKPKLAIRDCTRGLAIDPLSGSLYWLRGYLHYQSGNYEEALLDTLEYRTLHPELDHAHYNLGVLYRRLRRIDEALEVFTQCLTINPQHGSSYLERAHIYYDHQLEFALAIDDIVLWSLYEDKEWSLDERIEQISELDGFDDEIILKAINQLQQLYNPSPHLLQ, from the coding sequence GTGAAAAATATATTCAAAAAGATCAGACATCTTCACAAAGCACGATATCTTGTATTAGCAAGGAAATATCGTGAAGCAGGCGAGGCAAATAAATCCCTTAGCTATTACCACAAATTCGGTGTTACAGAGTTAAAGGATGACGATCTCATACATGTAGCAGAAATGCTTCATATTACAGGCAAAACTGAAAAAGCAATTCAACTGGTAAGCCAAATTATCGAACGTGCCCAATCAGATGCTGCTTACGAACGTAGGGCCCATTATTTTTTTGAAAATAATGAGTCAGATAAAGCACTACTTGATCTTGATGAAGCAATCCGGATCAATCCCCACTCCCCTATTTACTGGTATACGCGTGCTTTAGCTTACAGTAACCTTGGGAACTACCAAAAGGCAATTGAAGATATGGAAGAGTGTATTAAACGAGAAAGCCCCGAAGAATCGATTTCTACTCATTATGCAAAAGGTATTATCCATATGGACATAGGTGAGTATTCTGAAGCTGCCAAAGCTTTTATGATAACTGTGAAAGACATGAAGTATGCTGTACCAATTTATTTCTATAGATTATCTGAAGCGTTAAAAAGGCAAGAGAATCTCGGGGAAGCCATTCATTACCTAAGTAAGGGGAAAGAATTATTGGCTTCTTTCGAGTCGAAACTTGATCACGGCATTAAACTTTATTGTGAACGAGGCAATTTTTCTAGGCAGGCTAGTAACTCGTTTCGCGAGACTTGTCAAAACCAATATAATTTCACCTTACCTCTTGCGAAATTATATTATGCATATGGAAAGTATGATAAAGCACTAGAGCAGCTCAACGAAGGGCTCCTGGATTTTCCTCAATCGATGGAGCTTCTTGTTCGCAAAATCGTGACGTTGCAAAAAATGAAGCAGCGGACAAAAGCGCAGGAAGTAATCAATCATGCACTTCACATAGACGCCAATTCATCGTACCCTTTTCATGAATTTTCGAGTATGGCCGCACAGCTACATGATGAAGGAGAAACGGAGTATGCAATCCAACTTCTTACAAACGTAATTGAGCGTGCCGACTATGACTACGCGTATGAGCGACGAGCACATATTTTACGAGAAAGCGACGAAGATGAGAGGGCGCTGGCTGATCTAAATGAAGCAATCCGCTTAAATCCGGAGCCTAATCTGTATTGGTATACACGTTCTTTAGTTCATAGTTACTTTGGCGATAAACAGAAGGCTGTTGAAGATATGAATGAGTCAATCAAACGCCGAAGTCGAGAAGATGCCTTTTCCGCTTATTATGAAAAGGGAAGTATCTATATGGACATGGGTGCGTACTCGGAAGCGGTGCTTGCATTGAAAACTTCGGTGGAAGATCCGAATTATGCCTTTCCTGTTTATTACTATCGATTAAGTGAATCATTACAACAATTAGGTGAGATTGAGGAAGCGATTTATTACTTGCTAAAAGGAAAAGAGTTACTCACTTTCTTTGAATCCCGACATGATCAAGGCCTTTCACTTTATTACAAACGTGCTAATTACTCTGTACATGCTAGTAAACGAATGCGTCAAATCGCACAAGAAGCCTATCTGTTTACGCTGCCTCTTGCTATTTTGTATTACGAGAACAGCGATTACACCCAAGCTTTACTACAGCTTGAGGAAGGGCTTGAACACTTCCCTACATCCGTAGAGTTGCTTATTTACAAAACGATGGTTCTTCGGGAAATGAACAAACAGGCAGAAGCGAAGGAAGTGATAAAACAAGCACTCCACATCGACGAACAGTCTCCCTATCCGTTCCGTGAATTTTCAATTATTGCGGCGCGGCTACATAGCGAAGGGAAAGTGGATCAATCCCTGCAAATTCTTACAGACATAATTGAGTACACCGACTATGACTATGCGTATGAGCGACGGGCACATATTTTGCGAGAAAGTGGCGAAGACGAGCGGGCGCTGGCTGATCTGAATGAGGCTATTCGTTTGAATCCAAAGCCATATATGTATTGGTATGCGCGCGCAATCATTTATAAGGATTTCGGTGATTTCGAACAAGCAGTGGCAGATTTCAACGAGGTAATTAAGCGGGAGACTGAGGAAACCGTCATTTCTACGTACTATGAGTTAGCTCGTACATATGTACAAATGGAAGATTACCCGGAAGCCATTCGTATTTTCAAAATGACGGTAGAGGACCCATCACGTGAGATTCCGATTTATTACTATTGGTTGTCTTACTCATTAGAACAAATAGGAGAAGTGGAAGAAGCGATCCATTACTTGCAGAAAGGGAAAGAAAGCATTTCATTCTTTGAGTCTCAGCCCGATCACGGTATTTCACTTTATCAAGAACGTGCCGGTTATTCGATGCCGGCCATTGATGCGGTGCGATCTTCTTTGCAAACGCATTGTTATTACACATTACCTTTGGCCAGACTTTATCTTACACAAGAAAACTATACGCAAGCACAGGAGCAACTTGACGAAGGGCTCTCTATATTTCCTCAATCACTCAGTCTTTTATTCTGCAAAAGTGAAATACTACAAAACATGGGACGATGGAAAGAAGCTGAGACGCTTCTCCTTCAAGCTGTACACGATCATGAAGAGGAAGCACCTTGTTATGAGCTAGCCCGCCTGTATTGGGCACAAGATGAAGACGAACAGGCCTTGCAAGTTTTACTTACCTTGCACGAAAAGCATCCTCCCTCTCCCACTTCGCTTTATCTGCTTGCCGATGCTTATTATCGACTCGAAAGATATGAAGAAGCGTATGAGATAAACAAAAAACTTATTGAAATGGAAGATGATGACGTCCTTAATTTTGTTCAACAGGGGAATATTTTAGTAGGTATCGAAGATTTCGCACAGGCTAATGCCGCTTATTCACTTGCGATCAAACTGCACGATCGTGAAGATATACGCATGAAGCGAAGTTATGCTCGTTATCAAATACAGCAGCATGAAAATGCTCTTGAAGATCTTTATCAAGCAGCCGAATTAAATCCAGAGCTAAAAGAAGTTGAATATTACCATACAGCAATGGGACGCGTATTTTACGGTATGGAATTGTGGGAGCTTGCGCTGACTGAGTTTACGGAAGGGCTACGCATAAATCCAGAGGCTGCCTGGATTTATGAACAATGTGCGAACTGTCATATTCAACTTGATAAACCGAAATTAGCAATTCGAGATTGTACCCGAGGACTTGCGATTGATCCTCTCTCTGGCTCGCTCTATTGGCTACGTGGCTATCTTCATTATCAAAGCGGGAATTATGAAGAAGCGTTACTAGATACCCTCGAATATCGGACATTGCATCCAGAGCTCGATCACGCCCATTATAATCTAGGCGTTCTATACAGACGGTTAAGGCGAATCGATGAAGCACTCGAAGTTTTTACGCAATGTCTTACGATTAACCCACAGCATGGGAGTAGTTATTTGGAACGTGCCCATATTTATTATGATCATCAGCTGGAGTTTGCGCTTGCGATTGATGATATCGTACTATGGTCTCTCTATGAAGATAAAGAATGGAGTTTAGACGAACGGATTGAGCAAATCAGTGAGCTAGATGGTTTTGATGATGAGATCATTTTAAAGGCGATCAATCAATTGCAGCAGTTATATAATCCATCCCCGCATCTGCTTCAATAA
- a CDS encoding DMT family transporter, producing the protein MGWLFVCLAAVSEMVGVIGLKLYSQNKTVRNGAIYIGGLGAAFACLYASFNYLQVSVAYSVWIGMGTAGAVLVNMIFFGESKNIARIVSLVAIIIGVTGLKSLS; encoded by the coding sequence ATGGGTTGGTTATTTGTATGTTTGGCGGCAGTAAGTGAAATGGTCGGTGTCATTGGTCTTAAGCTGTATAGTCAAAATAAAACAGTACGCAACGGAGCGATCTATATTGGTGGGCTTGGAGCAGCCTTTGCATGTTTATATGCATCTTTCAATTATTTGCAAGTAAGTGTAGCGTACTCCGTATGGATTGGGATGGGAACAGCTGGTGCGGTTTTGGTGAATATGATTTTCTTTGGAGAATCAAAGAATATTGCGCGGATTGTTAGTCTCGTTGCGATCATAATTGGTGTTACAGGATTAAAGTCTCTATCATAA
- a CDS encoding DMT family transporter, producing the protein MNKSWIYVILTCLFELIWVFGFNTAETWWQWGLVIVFILFDFYTLPKACDTIPTGTVYAIFAGVGTIGTALMDVFLFDGNFSVEKVLFMTLLIAGIIGLKLADNKVIDKNMEGTF; encoded by the coding sequence ATGAATAAATCTTGGATATATGTGATCTTAACTTGTCTGTTTGAATTAATTTGGGTGTTTGGTTTTAATACGGCTGAAACCTGGTGGCAGTGGGGATTGGTTATCGTGTTTATTCTCTTTGATTTCTATACGCTTCCGAAAGCGTGTGACACGATTCCAACCGGAACGGTGTATGCCATTTTTGCAGGCGTAGGCACAATAGGGACGGCGCTTATGGATGTTTTCTTGTTTGACGGAAATTTTAGTGTAGAAAAAGTTCTGTTTATGACACTGCTGATTGCGGGGATCATCGGGTTAAAGCTCGCGGATAATAAAGTAATCGATAAAAATATGGAAGGAACGTTTTAA
- a CDS encoding TetR family transcriptional regulator: MMNKREKIIHAAIEAFRDKGIEKTKISDIVTLAGIAQGTFYLYFPSKLAVMPAIAEVMIEKTIAAVKEHVQEEASFLTKLEQMIDAIFIVTRDYREVLSLIYAGLAATEYIKEWETIYEPFCSWVRNFLQQAKTSGIIRDSIDVERTAKLVIGLIESAAEQIYLYDFKQEDKVLVQKAEVLEFLKHALHVREVQE, encoded by the coding sequence ATAATGAACAAACGAGAAAAAATTATTCATGCCGCGATAGAGGCTTTTCGAGATAAAGGAATTGAGAAAACGAAAATTTCGGATATTGTGACATTAGCTGGAATTGCACAAGGTACGTTCTACTTATACTTTCCGTCAAAGCTAGCTGTTATGCCAGCCATAGCAGAAGTAATGATCGAGAAGACGATTGCTGCGGTCAAAGAGCATGTGCAAGAAGAAGCGTCTTTCCTTACTAAATTAGAACAGATGATTGATGCGATTTTCATCGTCACGCGCGATTATCGAGAAGTGTTGTCTCTTATTTATGCCGGTCTTGCCGCAACAGAATATATAAAAGAATGGGAAACGATCTATGAGCCTTTCTGTTCATGGGTACGCAACTTTTTGCAACAAGCTAAAACTTCTGGCATCATCCGCGATTCGATTGATGTGGAACGTACGGCAAAGTTGGTAATTGGTCTTATTGAATCGGCAGCTGAACAAATTTATTTATATGACTTCAAGCAAGAAGATAAGGTGCTCGTTCAAAAAGCAGAGGTTTTGGAATTTTTGAAGCATGCCCTGCATGTTCGAGAGGTTCAGGAATAG
- a CDS encoding alpha/beta hydrolase family protein, translating to MQIFSKINGNHSVIMRPEVPNGYGIIIAGGSTSYVSENSSDFHENEEKRGLLQHLVEQGYTIGICNHANQKHWGNPEAIKNMQGLHHVLVEQCNINPYVHMLGISMGGITCLNILAGNDIPIMSTMLINPVLDLSAHRSYITKKEGIDRIGYEIAEAYNIPYNQVDAWFENDAILDKELFSCPCLVTHGDGDHAVRWQNNALVFTKLSLNSQLPVQLRIVKHARHNDPNLLGDYTRIREFFQQSEPKEFSFTNK from the coding sequence ATGCAAATATTTAGCAAGATAAACGGAAATCATAGTGTGATTATGAGACCGGAAGTCCCCAATGGATATGGGATCATCATCGCAGGTGGTAGTACAAGCTATGTGTCGGAGAATTCGAGCGATTTTCATGAAAATGAGGAAAAACGAGGGCTGTTGCAGCACTTAGTCGAACAAGGGTATACGATTGGAATTTGTAACCATGCCAATCAAAAGCATTGGGGAAACCCCGAAGCGATAAAAAATATGCAAGGCTTACATCATGTTTTAGTGGAACAGTGTAACATCAATCCATATGTTCATATGTTAGGAATAAGTATGGGAGGCATAACATGCTTGAACATTCTGGCAGGTAACGATATTCCTATTATGTCAACTATGCTCATTAATCCCGTACTTGACTTATCCGCTCATCGATCATACATCACAAAAAAAGAAGGAATCGATCGGATCGGGTACGAAATTGCGGAAGCTTACAACATTCCGTACAATCAAGTGGATGCTTGGTTTGAAAATGATGCGATATTGGATAAAGAGTTGTTCTCGTGTCCTTGTCTAGTCACACATGGAGATGGCGATCATGCAGTACGATGGCAAAATAACGCTCTCGTATTTACAAAGTTAAGCTTAAATAGCCAGCTTCCAGTCCAGCTGCGCATTGTGAAACATGCAAGACACAATGACCCGAATTTGCTGGGTGACTACACACGTATACGGGAATTTTTCCAACAAAGTGAGCCAAAAGAGTTTTCATTCACGAATAAATAA
- a CDS encoding VTT domain-containing protein, with protein sequence MEHIVPWMNHYGYIVLFLSLLLELIALPIPGEPLMSYVGFLVFQGKMNWGLSILVAFSGSALGMTLAYWIGFALGAPFFHKYGHYIHLGPERLEKVSQWFSRYGNKLLIIAYFIPGVRHFTGYFSGINRLPFRKFALYAYTGAFIWAGTVISLGKILGSQWKHFHPAIKKYLIIAGIVIAVAIVLYLLYKNNKAQLKAITTTILTRIVHTFHSLGRVRFLVTTVAAIGVILFIVMISLIEDFLANEFKQFDEVVSALVPLVFTSDWAGWMRLFAYAASWPALISVAVLSLGWIIVVKKNRGLEAFFLCFTFFGAKLFEEGLQHIFHHLSLALSHVEHLSYNFPSEHTLMVTVVYGFAAFLLIRHLENPIVRMMIGTSFFLIEILVGVSHLYFALKYPSDIIAGYVFGGVWLSVNIVLLEINRLLRTTF encoded by the coding sequence GTGGAACATATAGTACCTTGGATGAATCATTATGGATATATCGTTTTATTTTTGTCGCTTTTGCTGGAATTGATCGCCCTTCCGATTCCTGGGGAACCCCTTATGAGTTATGTGGGATTTCTTGTTTTTCAGGGAAAAATGAATTGGGGACTGAGCATCCTGGTAGCTTTCAGTGGAAGTGCATTAGGGATGACACTCGCTTACTGGATAGGTTTTGCGCTTGGTGCTCCGTTTTTTCATAAATATGGTCACTATATTCATCTAGGACCCGAGAGACTCGAAAAAGTTTCCCAATGGTTCAGCCGATATGGAAACAAGCTATTAATAATTGCTTACTTTATTCCAGGTGTCCGGCATTTTACTGGATACTTCTCGGGTATTAATCGCTTACCTTTTCGGAAATTTGCGCTTTATGCATATACGGGTGCTTTTATTTGGGCAGGGACTGTTATTTCACTTGGCAAAATCCTGGGATCGCAATGGAAACATTTCCACCCTGCGATAAAAAAGTATCTCATTATTGCGGGGATTGTCATTGCGGTGGCGATTGTTCTTTACTTATTGTACAAAAATAACAAAGCGCAGCTAAAAGCGATCACGACAACGATACTTACAAGGATCGTACATACGTTTCATTCTCTAGGACGTGTCCGGTTTCTTGTTACGACAGTCGCCGCAATCGGGGTCATTCTCTTCATTGTCATGATCAGTCTTATTGAAGACTTTCTGGCGAACGAGTTTAAGCAGTTCGACGAGGTTGTAAGCGCGCTTGTTCCGTTAGTGTTTACCTCAGATTGGGCAGGTTGGATGCGGTTGTTTGCTTATGCAGCATCGTGGCCGGCTCTGATTTCAGTCGCTGTTCTTTCGCTTGGATGGATTATCGTTGTGAAAAAAAACCGAGGCCTGGAAGCTTTTTTTCTCTGCTTCACTTTTTTCGGTGCAAAACTTTTTGAAGAAGGGCTACAGCATATTTTTCATCATCTATCACTCGCTTTATCGCATGTGGAACATCTTTCGTACAATTTTCCAAGTGAACATACGTTGATGGTGACGGTTGTTTACGGATTTGCGGCGTTCTTATTGATTCGCCATCTTGAAAATCCAATCGTAAGGATGATGATTGGAACCAGCTTCTTTCTGATTGAGATTCTTGTCGGGGTCAGCCATTTGTATTTCGCATTAAAGTATCCGAGCGATATCATAGCAGGGTATGTTTTTGGGGGCGTATGGCTGAGTGTAAACATTGTATTATTAGAAATCAATCGTTTGCTGCGCACGACCTTTTGA
- a CDS encoding methyl-accepting chemotaxis protein: MQSIRSKILGAIIPLFIIALLGTSWGSYSITSSLLEKNFQTISIELENRVVTSLDTWMEARKSDVRLYSTNSELITALKTGNIDAQRSYIARQKDNWQRTMLGFFVADAKGNAWTTLNNKIVSIADRAYFPKVMAGETVISDPLVARGDGTTQIVLIVQPILDENKHVIGSIGGTVLLKDMFSLVGNSPLGENSMYYMLTADGTVITHPKKEYILKRNVTRDEQNADLKKILTEQALKQEKGNAKYIDENGTHFVFFQRVKGSNWVFVSEVSEKAVTEITGQALHWTMLISLVALAAAIIITLVLVFRVTRPIAGLRQSVLSIAGNDLTKEVPVLSKDELGELSVQVNHMRESLRTMIHEITRTSDNVTMASRELHERSAESEAGLKDIGTAIEEIAVGSNEIAALISNVTQYMGRVAQNVHSLVDDSKVMNESASKSASSAHNGRLLGERAVERMDTLQQTMKESTDVIVQLGEDAQRIEEMVVLIREITEQTNLLALNAAIEAARAGENGRGFSVVADEVRKLADQSNAAATRIADIVGETRQQIGKAIEVITVGNTIVDDSGKMMKHVNDSFSEIAHDVEHISTRSHNIMHSVGQLNEQNARMTKDLQHATSITEESAAASEEMSQIAGQQVNVAQGLVQMADDLALLSEQLLALAGKFKM, from the coding sequence GGATGTTCGCTTATACAGTACGAATAGTGAACTGATTACTGCACTTAAGACGGGCAATATCGACGCGCAGAGATCTTATATTGCACGGCAGAAAGATAACTGGCAGCGAACGATGCTTGGTTTTTTCGTGGCAGATGCGAAAGGAAATGCCTGGACAACGCTTAATAACAAGATCGTGAGCATCGCGGACAGAGCATATTTCCCAAAAGTCATGGCGGGTGAAACAGTTATTTCTGATCCGCTTGTGGCACGTGGAGACGGTACGACACAAATTGTCCTCATCGTACAGCCGATACTAGATGAGAATAAGCATGTAATTGGGTCGATTGGTGGTACAGTATTGTTGAAAGACATGTTTTCGCTTGTTGGGAATTCCCCGCTTGGTGAGAATAGCATGTATTATATGCTCACGGCCGATGGCACAGTTATTACGCATCCGAAAAAAGAGTACATCTTGAAACGTAATGTAACACGTGATGAACAGAACGCGGATTTGAAAAAGATTTTGACAGAACAGGCGCTGAAACAAGAGAAGGGGAATGCAAAATACATAGACGAAAATGGTACGCATTTTGTATTTTTCCAGCGAGTGAAAGGATCGAATTGGGTATTTGTATCAGAAGTGTCTGAGAAAGCTGTCACAGAAATCACTGGCCAAGCACTGCACTGGACAATGTTAATTTCTCTTGTAGCATTAGCTGCAGCCATCATTATTACACTCGTGCTTGTATTTCGGGTTACACGTCCCATTGCTGGATTACGACAAAGTGTCCTATCGATTGCTGGTAATGACCTAACAAAAGAAGTACCTGTGTTGTCCAAAGATGAGCTTGGTGAGCTGAGTGTACAAGTGAACCATATGCGCGAGAGTTTACGCACAATGATTCACGAAATTACTCGGACGTCAGACAACGTAACCATGGCATCGCGTGAATTGCATGAACGCAGTGCAGAATCAGAAGCGGGACTTAAAGATATCGGAACAGCGATTGAAGAGATTGCAGTAGGTTCGAACGAGATTGCGGCACTCATTTCCAATGTCACACAGTATATGGGCCGTGTGGCACAGAATGTTCACTCGCTTGTTGACGATAGTAAAGTCATGAATGAATCAGCGAGCAAATCGGCAAGTTCAGCGCATAATGGTCGTTTGCTTGGTGAACGGGCTGTTGAACGGATGGATACGTTACAGCAGACAATGAAAGAATCAACAGATGTTATTGTACAATTAGGAGAAGATGCACAGCGAATTGAGGAAATGGTTGTGCTCATCCGAGAGATTACCGAGCAGACGAACTTGTTAGCACTTAATGCCGCTATTGAAGCAGCGCGTGCGGGTGAGAACGGTCGCGGTTTCTCTGTTGTAGCCGATGAAGTGCGCAAGTTAGCGGATCAATCTAATGCTGCCGCGACACGTATTGCCGATATTGTTGGGGAGACCCGTCAACAAATTGGAAAAGCGATCGAAGTTATTACCGTCGGAAATACCATCGTAGACGATAGCGGGAAAATGATGAAACATGTGAATGATTCATTCAGTGAGATTGCGCATGACGTAGAGCATATTTCGACACGCTCGCATAATATTATGCACTCGGTCGGCCAATTGAATGAACAAAATGCGCGGATGACAAAAGATTTGCAGCACGCGACTTCGATTACAGAAGAATCCGCAGCCGCATCGGAAGAGATGAGCCAGATTGCTGGTCAGCAAGTGAATGTGGCACAAGGACTGGTGCAGATGGCGGATGATTTGGCATTGTTGTCTGAACAGTTATTAGCGCTAGCTGGAAAATTTAAAATGTAG